A single Gammaproteobacteria bacterium DNA region contains:
- a CDS encoding alpha-1,4-glucan--maltose-1-phosphate maltosyltransferase: MSNLIKTLLKSIPGHQRVVINNVKPEIECGAFPIKRCIGEQVTVTANIFADGHDQLSARLLFRHESESTWQEQPFQPLGNDLWQASFSVEKIGNYVYTLSAFVDEFLTWQYNLKKKLDADQQTPLDFLSGRELITRAAQHAEKTDQKHLLTYANTLDQASAAIAFDPELSRLVARYARPAFITRYAHELKISVDRALANFGAWYELFPRSCSPTPHQHGTLNDVIKRLAYIKALGFDVIYFPPIHPIGDNKRKGKNNNLNATTTDPGSPWAIGDETGGHREIHPLLGNREDFRKLIKAIHEHGMELALDFALQCSPDHPYLKEHPQWFKQRVDGSLQYAENPPKKYEDIYPLYFQSEAWAELWIECRDILLFWINAGVKIFRVDNPHTKPFIFWQWLIAEIKTLHPDVIFLAEAFTRPTLMYHLAKLGFSQSYTYFTWRNTKEELIAYFTELTTYPVVDFFRGNFWPNTPDILHATLQTGGRAAFITRFILAATLGTNYGIYGPAFELCINEAVKPGSEEYLDSEKYEIKAWDLNHPASIKHIISKVNHIRHAHPALQNMRSLQFHAIDNPKIICYSKYCAASNDLIVVIVNLDNEFIQSGWVDLSYEITEKLPHTFVVHDLLVDATYQWSNKRNYVELNPDKMPAHVLHIPSPFEKGGLGGI; encoded by the coding sequence TTGTCAAACCTCATAAAAACCCTGCTAAAAAGCATCCCTGGCCACCAGCGTGTTGTCATTAACAACGTCAAACCAGAAATAGAATGCGGCGCCTTCCCCATCAAAAGGTGCATTGGTGAACAAGTCACCGTCACCGCAAATATATTCGCCGACGGCCATGACCAATTAAGCGCCCGCTTACTATTCCGGCATGAATCAGAGTCCACCTGGCAAGAACAGCCTTTTCAACCCCTAGGCAATGACCTCTGGCAAGCTAGCTTTTCAGTAGAAAAAATCGGCAATTATGTTTATACCCTAAGCGCCTTCGTCGATGAATTCCTCACTTGGCAATACAACCTCAAAAAAAAGCTAGATGCAGACCAGCAGACCCCTTTAGATTTTCTAAGCGGCAGAGAACTGATTACAAGAGCCGCCCAACACGCAGAAAAAACTGACCAAAAACACTTACTCACCTATGCCAACACACTCGACCAAGCTTCCGCTGCAATAGCCTTTGACCCAGAATTATCAAGGCTAGTCGCACGCTATGCCCGACCTGCCTTTATCACCCGCTATGCACATGAATTAAAAATTAGTGTAGACCGCGCTCTTGCTAACTTTGGCGCCTGGTATGAGCTATTTCCCCGCTCCTGTTCCCCTACCCCACACCAACATGGCACATTGAATGATGTCATTAAGCGATTAGCCTACATAAAGGCACTTGGCTTTGATGTAATCTATTTCCCTCCCATCCATCCAATAGGCGACAATAAACGCAAAGGCAAAAATAATAATCTCAATGCCACCACCACTGATCCGGGCAGCCCCTGGGCAATTGGCGATGAAACAGGCGGACATAGGGAGATCCATCCGCTACTAGGGAACCGTGAAGATTTCCGTAAGCTAATAAAAGCCATTCATGAACATGGCATGGAACTGGCGCTGGATTTTGCCTTGCAATGCAGCCCTGACCACCCGTATTTAAAAGAACATCCACAATGGTTTAAGCAACGGGTCGATGGCAGCTTACAATATGCGGAAAATCCGCCGAAAAAATATGAAGATATCTATCCACTGTATTTTCAATCAGAAGCCTGGGCAGAGTTATGGATAGAATGTCGAGACATTTTATTATTTTGGATTAATGCAGGCGTCAAAATATTTCGCGTTGACAATCCACATACCAAGCCGTTTATTTTCTGGCAGTGGTTAATTGCGGAAATAAAAACGCTGCACCCTGATGTGATATTTTTGGCTGAGGCTTTTACCCGCCCGACCTTGATGTACCATCTGGCCAAGCTGGGATTCAGTCAATCATATACTTATTTTACTTGGCGCAATACGAAAGAAGAGTTAATTGCCTACTTTACTGAATTGACGACTTATCCGGTAGTGGATTTTTTCCGTGGTAATTTCTGGCCGAATACGCCGGATATTTTACATGCCACATTGCAAACTGGGGGACGTGCCGCTTTTATCACGCGCTTTATTCTGGCGGCGACCTTAGGCACGAATTACGGCATTTATGGTCCGGCCTTTGAGCTTTGTATTAATGAAGCTGTCAAACCTGGCAGTGAAGAATATTTAGATTCGGAAAAATATGAAATTAAAGCTTGGGATTTAAATCACCCAGCCAGCATTAAGCATATTATTAGCAAGGTCAATCACATCCGCCATGCGCATCCGGCTTTACAAAATATGCGGAGTTTACAGTTTCATGCTATCGATAATCCGAAAATAATTTGTTATAGCAAATATTGTGCGGCTTCTAATGATTTGATTGTGGTGATAGTTAACCTGGATAATGAATTTATCCAATCGGGTTGGGTTGATTTGTCTTACGAAATCACCGAGAAATTACCGCACACTTTTGTAGTACACGACTTGTTAGTCGATGCCACTTACCAGTGGAGTAACAAACGCAATTATGTCGAGCTGAATCCTGATAAGATGCCGGCTCATGTTTTACATATTCCCTCCCCCTTTGAAAAAGGGGGGTTAGGGGGGATTTAA